ATCGCGATGAAGAAGGCCACGACCACCGACAGCAGACAAATCTGCGCCCGCTTCGGCTTGAACTTGCGCTCCGGAACAAACGAAGGATCGATAATATTAAAACTGTAGTATTTTTGAACTTTTGCCAGCGTCTCCGTCTCGATCTGCTTCGCGATGAGTTCATAGAGCTTGTTTTTCAAAAGCGGGTCGGTGGTCTGCGTGAGCTGCTGGTAGAGGTGCTTCTGCTGCGCCGCGGCTTCTTCGAGCTTCTGCTGCCGCAGAAACTCACTCATCCCGACCACAAAATAATCGAGAATTCTTTGCGCGGTTTGGGGATCCTTCGACTGAAACCCGATGATCATTACATTCTTCTTCTTGTCCGGTTTGACCTCGAGCGATGCCTGCAGAGCCTTGTAGATGTCCTCCGTCTTCGGGGGCTCATCCTTCCATTTTTTGGCGGCCGCATCCCAGCTATCCTCAAAGAGCACCGGCAGCAGGTTCTTCTCCCGGACAATGGCATTTGTCAGCTCCCGGCTCTTGAGAACGACCTCGAACTGTTCGAGCGACCCGCCGGCGCCGATCCCCGCCTCGGAGGCGATCATCGCCCCGAAACCGCCCAGCGCCGACAGGGCGCCCCCCTTTTCCTGGGCCGTGGGCACGATCATGACTTCGGAACGGTAAATGTTCGTCATCAAAAGGCTGATCACAACCGCGGCGACGCCCGCCAGAAAAACAACTGAGATAATCATCACCTTATGCCGCAGCAAGACAATGAACAAATCTAGAAGGTTAATCTCGTCGTCCTCCGGCATCGCGCCCTGGCAGTCCGGCTGTTTCGAATCATTCTGCATAGTGTTTTTTTCCTTTATCTTCAGTAGGGGCTCAATTACCCATAATCGACCCCAATGTCAACAATATTAAATAGGGACAGAAACCTATTTAATCCCTCTGTAAACCCCTATGAACCTCATCGTCAACAAATTGATATCCTGGCTAATCTGCTTCAGACTGCCGATATTCGCCATGCCTGTGAGGCTGAGCGACCAGGTGTCGGCAAACGTTTTCACTGCGGGGTTCGCTTCGAGGCTGACAACCTGCCGCACCTCGATCTTGATATTGTACGAAAACCAGTACTTCTCGCTTTCGTGGGTATTGACGTTCACATAGAAGACCGGCTGCCCCGGCGTCTTCTGCCACTCCTCGCGGGAAAGGACGCGGATGCCCGCCTTCGTCAATTGCCTTTCGACGTCCCGCTGGATGCCCGCTTTGTTCAAATCAAATTGTTTTGCATACTTCTCATACTTGAGCAAATTCGGCTGGAGTTCCTCGACAATCACATAAAACCCCGCAAGCCCCTTCAGCGTCCTGCGGTTAACCTCCGAATCCTCCGCGAACACCCGCGCGGCAGCGCACAGCGACAAAACCAGCAGCAACCAGCTAAATTTCGTGGCGTACAGTCTTTTCATCCTTCCCTCCTGTTTTAAATAGGGCTCTGTCCCTATTTAAACAAACGGTGACAGGCGTCGTCCAGAACATCGTCATCCTTCGCGAAGCAGAAACGCACGAGGTTATCGCCGCCGTCGTCGTGATAAAAGGCCGAGCCGGGCACGCCGGCAACGCCGGTTTGTTGCAGCAGATGCATCGCCTTTTCCTTGCTCGATTTCCCGGGCACGTTTGACACATCGGCGAGGACGTAATACGACCCCCCGGGAATATGGGGCGCAAGCCCCGCCCGCGTCAGCGCATCGCAGATTTTATCGCGCTTTATCAGATACTCTG
The DNA window shown above is from Syntrophales bacterium and carries:
- a CDS encoding Wzz/FepE/Etk N-terminal domain-containing protein; protein product: MQNDSKQPDCQGAMPEDDEINLLDLFIVLLRHKVMIISVVFLAGVAAVVISLLMTNIYRSEVMIVPTAQEKGGALSALGGFGAMIASEAGIGAGGSLEQFEVVLKSRELTNAIVREKNLLPVLFEDSWDAAAKKWKDEPPKTEDIYKALQASLEVKPDKKKNVMIIGFQSKDPQTAQRILDYFVVGMSEFLRQQKLEEAAAQQKHLYQQLTQTTDPLLKNKLYELIAKQIETETLAKVQKYYSFNIIDPSFVPERKFKPKRAQICLLSVVVAFFIAIFLAFFLEYIKNIGTREDPERLANLRKYLRFRTKDGPARKA